Proteins found in one Lysinibacillus fusiformis genomic segment:
- a CDS encoding LTA synthase family protein — MKSIKWPKHSFMILAIIATWIKTVIVYHTSFEMKLENAMQQFILFINPLSFLLFTYGLSLFFKSAKARNRYLITVSVILSIVLYGNVAFYRFYNDFITLPVLFQTSNFSDLGTSVAAIVEPWDVLYFVDVVILILANKFLPKMKEVFKVNVEFRRAFFVLAIAMTFLNLGLAETERPQLLTRSFDRELLVKNIGTYNYHLYDIYIQSKSSAQRALADGSELVEVNNYIRSNQAAVNPEMFGKYKGRNLIVVSMESLQNFVINNDMNGHEITPFLNSLTKDKDTYYFSNFYHQTGLGKTSDSEFIVENSLFGLGRGAVFFTHGGNTYNSMAERLGENGYFTNVMHPNNKSFWNRDMMYQSLKINKFYDIDSYTVEEGQAVNWGMKDVPFLEQSAALMKDMPQPFYSRLITLTNHYPFTLDPEDIMIPEYDSNSGTLNRYFQTVRYMDEALKDFFQQLKDQGVYDNSIIVMYGDHYGISENHNKAMAQYLGKDQITPMDNAMLQEVPLFIHIPGAGDGKEMTEISGQMDLRPTILHLLGVETSKDMQMGADLFSPEHEDFVVFRDGRFITDKYVYAGEACYDKATGEEIEGEPCQSYADRATMELENSDAIINGDLLRFYDEKTGNLKQESVK; from the coding sequence ATGAAATCAATAAAGTGGCCTAAACATTCATTTATGATACTAGCAATTATAGCAACTTGGATCAAAACGGTCATTGTTTACCACACAAGCTTTGAAATGAAACTTGAAAATGCAATGCAACAATTTATTTTATTTATTAATCCACTAAGCTTCTTGCTATTTACGTATGGTTTATCACTATTCTTTAAATCAGCAAAAGCTAGAAATCGTTATTTGATTACGGTCAGTGTTATTTTGTCCATAGTCTTATACGGAAATGTAGCGTTCTATCGATTCTACAATGATTTTATTACGCTACCAGTATTATTCCAAACAAGTAACTTTAGTGACTTAGGAACATCAGTAGCAGCGATAGTGGAGCCTTGGGATGTATTATATTTCGTTGATGTCGTTATTTTAATCTTAGCGAATAAATTTTTACCGAAAATGAAAGAAGTATTTAAAGTGAATGTTGAGTTCCGTCGTGCATTCTTTGTGCTAGCGATAGCAATGACATTCTTAAACCTAGGATTAGCAGAAACTGAGCGTCCGCAATTACTAACACGTAGTTTTGACCGCGAATTATTAGTAAAAAACATTGGTACGTACAATTACCACTTGTATGACATTTATATTCAATCTAAATCATCTGCGCAACGTGCGTTAGCCGATGGTAGTGAGCTAGTAGAAGTGAATAACTATATACGCTCTAATCAGGCTGCTGTGAATCCAGAGATGTTTGGGAAATATAAAGGTCGTAACTTAATTGTTGTGTCGATGGAGTCTTTACAAAACTTTGTCATCAATAATGACATGAATGGTCATGAAATCACGCCATTCTTAAACTCTTTAACAAAAGATAAAGATACGTATTATTTCAGCAACTTCTATCATCAAACAGGTCTAGGAAAAACATCTGACTCTGAGTTTATTGTTGAAAACTCATTGTTTGGATTAGGTCGAGGTGCTGTATTCTTCACGCATGGTGGAAATACGTATAATTCAATGGCTGAACGCCTTGGAGAAAATGGATACTTTACAAATGTCATGCACCCTAATAATAAATCATTCTGGAACCGTGACATGATGTATCAATCGTTAAAAATTAATAAATTCTACGATATAGATTCATATACTGTGGAAGAGGGGCAAGCTGTAAACTGGGGGATGAAAGATGTTCCATTCTTAGAGCAATCAGCTGCTTTAATGAAAGATATGCCACAGCCATTCTACTCTAGACTTATTACATTAACGAACCATTATCCATTTACATTGGACCCAGAAGATATTATGATTCCTGAATATGATTCAAATTCAGGTACATTAAATCGTTACTTCCAAACAGTACGTTACATGGATGAAGCTTTAAAAGACTTCTTCCAACAGTTAAAAGATCAAGGTGTCTATGATAACTCTATTATCGTGATGTATGGGGATCACTATGGTATTTCTGAGAACCATAATAAAGCAATGGCACAATATTTAGGTAAAGATCAAATTACACCAATGGATAATGCCATGCTTCAAGAAGTACCTTTATTCATCCACATCCCAGGAGCTGGCGATGGAAAAGAAATGACAGAGATTTCAGGACAAATGGATTTACGTCCAACGATCTTACACCTTCTTGGCGTTGAAACGTCAAAAGATATGCAAATGGGTGCAGATTTATTCTCTCCAGAGCATGAGGACTTTGTAGTCTTCCGTGATGGACGCTTTATTACAGATAAATACGTCTATGCTGGTGAAGCTTGCTATGACAAAGCAACTGGTGAAGAAATAGAGGGTGAGCCATGTCAGTCTTATGCTGATCGTGCAACAATGGAGCTGGAAAATTCCGATGCTATCATCAATGGAGACTTGCTACGATTCTATGATGAAAAAACAGGTAATTTAAAGCAGGAGTCAGTTAAATAA
- a CDS encoding MBL fold metallo-hydrolase, translating to MMNVRSYSLGPVQTNCYIVSNKEKECIVFDPGEEAERLIKTIRSNGLKPLAIFLTHAHFDHIGAVDAVREVFDVPVWIHEKEVSWLADPTKNGSSKYAALPDYRVAAPAQDTIIKEEQQFEMSNFVFQAVFTPGHSPGSISYIFEKDGFAIVGDTLFEQGVGRTDLLGGSTKILLESIHNKLLTLPEDTIIYPGHGNYTTVGAEMETNPFLNGF from the coding sequence ATGATGAACGTACGAAGTTATTCTCTTGGTCCCGTCCAAACGAATTGCTATATCGTATCGAATAAAGAAAAAGAATGTATCGTATTTGATCCAGGTGAGGAAGCGGAGCGTCTAATTAAAACAATCCGTAGCAACGGCTTAAAACCTCTTGCTATCTTTTTAACACATGCCCATTTTGATCATATAGGGGCAGTGGATGCTGTGCGTGAGGTATTTGACGTTCCTGTATGGATTCATGAAAAGGAAGTTAGTTGGCTAGCCGATCCAACGAAGAACGGCTCTAGTAAATATGCTGCATTACCAGATTATCGGGTAGCTGCACCAGCACAAGACACAATCATCAAAGAAGAACAGCAATTTGAAATGAGTAATTTTGTTTTTCAAGCTGTTTTTACACCAGGGCATTCGCCTGGTAGTATATCCTATATCTTTGAAAAGGATGGTTTTGCCATCGTAGGAGATACATTATTTGAACAAGGTGTAGGACGTACAGATCTATTGGGTGGATCAACCAAAATATTATTGGAATCTATCCATAATAAGCTGTTGACACTACCTGAGGATACTATTATCTATCCTGGCCACGGTAATTATACAACTGTAGGTGCAGAAATGGAGACAAATCCTTTTTTAAATGGATTTTAA
- a CDS encoding DUF2759 domain-containing protein: MNLLMVIFGLVAILAVVGTFQAIKEKNLLSVVFNLLSAAVFGWFVIMTIVNSGYPPKLH, from the coding sequence ATGAACTTATTAATGGTTATTTTTGGTCTAGTAGCGATTTTAGCTGTAGTTGGTACATTCCAAGCAATTAAAGAAAAGAACCTATTAAGCGTTGTTTTCAACTTATTAAGTGCTGCTGTATTCGGATGGTTCGTCATCATGACGATTGTTAACAGCGGTTACCCACCAAAATTACACTAA
- the tyrS gene encoding tyrosine--tRNA ligase, producing the protein MFLTPKEQIAIIKKGANKIVDEQDLLEKLERSYKNQRPLTIKLGLDPSAPDIHLGHAVVLRKIKQMQDLGHHAVIVIGDFTGRIGDPTGKAKGRTALNDDTVKKNAQTYCEQIFKVLDENKTTVRFNSEWLAKLSFEEVIQLAATTSVARLLEREDFQKRYHQQIPIGIHEFFYPLMQAYDSVELEADIELGGTDQTFNILMGRTLQKHRGLEKQIAIFMPLLEGLDGIEKMSKSLGNYIGVNEAPEIMFKKVMEIPDTLIIKYFELATDEHPLQVQAIQDRLQMGENPRDLKFQLAEIITNLYHGATAMEEAKSYFDAAFQRKEIPKNIPLLLLEIDKERIVDIMPQLVAMGFIQSKSEFLRLIKQNGVSLNGEKIAIDDLSQVLMNGDVLQIGKKRFLQFNK; encoded by the coding sequence ATGTTTTTAACACCAAAGGAGCAAATAGCGATTATCAAGAAGGGTGCTAACAAAATTGTTGATGAGCAAGATTTACTTGAAAAATTAGAGCGATCGTATAAAAATCAGCGACCTTTAACAATTAAGCTAGGGCTCGATCCATCTGCACCAGATATTCATTTAGGTCATGCAGTCGTTCTACGGAAAATCAAGCAAATGCAAGATTTAGGGCATCATGCAGTTATTGTTATCGGTGATTTTACAGGACGAATTGGCGATCCTACAGGTAAAGCAAAGGGGCGAACAGCCTTAAATGATGATACAGTGAAGAAAAACGCCCAAACATATTGTGAGCAAATTTTTAAAGTGCTAGATGAGAACAAGACAACGGTTCGTTTTAATAGTGAATGGTTAGCAAAGCTGTCATTTGAAGAAGTCATTCAGCTGGCAGCCACGACATCTGTTGCTCGACTTTTAGAGCGCGAAGATTTTCAGAAACGTTACCATCAGCAAATCCCAATTGGCATTCATGAGTTTTTCTACCCACTTATGCAAGCATATGATTCGGTAGAGCTAGAGGCTGATATAGAGTTAGGTGGAACAGACCAGACGTTCAATATTCTAATGGGACGCACTTTACAAAAGCATCGAGGGTTAGAAAAACAAATTGCTATTTTTATGCCATTACTCGAGGGATTAGATGGCATTGAAAAAATGAGTAAAAGCTTAGGCAATTATATTGGTGTCAATGAAGCACCTGAGATTATGTTTAAAAAGGTGATGGAAATACCAGATACTTTAATTATCAAATATTTTGAATTAGCAACAGATGAACATCCACTACAAGTGCAGGCTATTCAAGATAGACTACAAATGGGAGAGAATCCCCGTGATCTGAAATTTCAATTAGCAGAAATTATTACGAATTTATACCATGGAGCTACAGCAATGGAGGAAGCAAAATCTTATTTTGATGCAGCATTTCAAAGAAAGGAAATACCAAAAAACATTCCTCTACTGCTCTTAGAAATTGATAAGGAAAGAATCGTGGATATTATGCCACAACTAGTGGCAATGGGCTTTATTCAGAGTAAGAGTGAGTTTTTGCGGTTAATCAAGCAAAATGGTGTATCCTTGAATGGAGAAAAAATAGCAATTGATGATCTATCACAAGTATTGATGAATGGTGATGTCCTACAAATTGGCAAGAAACGATTCCTTCAATTTAATAAGTAA
- the rpmG gene encoding 50S ribosomal protein L33, translating to MRVNITLACTDCGERNYISKKNKRNNPERLELKKYCSREKKYTLHRETK from the coding sequence ATGCGCGTAAACATTACTTTAGCTTGCACAGATTGCGGCGAACGTAACTACATTTCTAAAAAGAACAAGCGTAACAATCCAGAGCGTCTTGAACTTAAAAAATATTGCTCTCGCGAGAAGAAATACACTCTTCACCGTGAAACTAAGTAA
- a CDS encoding DUF2626 family protein yields MDNMYKVMAFWTGIFAVMFYLGGMNEVSLLFLGNTGLFLLLGFLNLSERMYMYIFGAYLTVFFAGFTYYTTFIHVPGGGH; encoded by the coding sequence ATGGATAATATGTATAAAGTTATGGCATTCTGGACAGGTATTTTTGCCGTTATGTTCTACCTTGGAGGTATGAACGAGGTATCGCTATTATTCTTAGGTAATACAGGTTTATTCTTATTATTAGGCTTCTTAAACCTTTCAGAACGTATGTACATGTACATTTTCGGAGCATATTTAACTGTATTCTTCGCTGGCTTCACGTACTATACAACATTCATTCACGTACCTGGTGGCGGTCATTAA
- a CDS encoding ATPase, T2SS/T4P/T4SS family, with amino-acid sequence MQSFETVVEQRCEQLLLKAYHFGASDLLLVPGNIKYRIYFRKYDKLLHAGELPNELAERMISYYKFLAELDISERRKPQSGAFQKAMEQSSYSFRVSTLPSVFLKESLIIRLLLQNHAFPLTSLSFSKSAAHKLMELVQNRQGLLFFTGATGSGKSTSLYSLIHYCSTELNRHVISLEDPVENSQANLLQIQVNERAGVTYAAGL; translated from the coding sequence ATGCAGAGTTTTGAAACAGTTGTAGAACAAAGATGTGAGCAACTTTTACTAAAGGCCTATCATTTTGGAGCATCCGATTTATTGCTGGTTCCAGGAAACATAAAATATCGGATCTATTTTCGAAAATATGATAAACTTCTCCACGCTGGTGAGCTACCGAATGAACTTGCAGAAAGAATGATCTCTTATTATAAATTTCTTGCAGAATTAGATATCAGTGAGCGGCGTAAACCTCAAAGCGGCGCCTTTCAAAAAGCAATGGAGCAAAGTTCGTATTCGTTTCGAGTATCCACACTGCCTTCTGTATTTTTAAAAGAGAGCTTAATTATTCGTTTACTTCTCCAAAATCATGCATTTCCACTAACTTCCCTAAGCTTTTCCAAAAGCGCAGCTCACAAACTCATGGAGCTAGTACAAAACCGACAAGGTCTTCTATTTTTTACGGGAGCAACAGGCTCTGGCAAGTCTACTTCACTTTATTCCTTAATCCACTACTGTTCCACAGAATTGAATCGACATGTGATTTCTTTAGAAGATCCTGTAGAAAACAGCCAAGCAAATTTACTTCAAATTCAAGTAAACGAGCGAGCGGGTGTTACATATGCTGCAGGATTATAG
- a CDS encoding YqgQ family protein, protein MDKMLDIYELLKTYGTYIYTRDPIGDLMLMEDEIRELYKANVLDIKDYQMALLLIRQETTRLRMEEHKK, encoded by the coding sequence ATGGATAAAATGTTAGATATTTATGAACTCTTGAAAACATATGGTACTTATATTTATACACGTGATCCAATTGGCGATTTGATGTTAATGGAGGATGAAATACGTGAACTCTATAAAGCAAATGTACTAGACATAAAAGATTATCAAATGGCCTTGCTACTAATTCGACAAGAAACAACAAGACTTCGTATGGAAGAGCATAAAAAGTAA
- a CDS encoding helix-turn-helix transcriptional regulator — translation MIHPLKITSTLADETRYSIYEYILQEKKTVTVQHIADQFGIHPNVARLHLTKLSEINIITADYVKTGKGGRPGRVYKASEKGVSLTFPRRDEDRLLKWTIQLIEDFGPSALTKCQEISYQDGYQQMKNYMNADLTLSNSLSFDEKLQLLTDNAALIGYIPQIQQTEHGKKVIFSIFNCPFQEQLTAHSEIVCSLHESYLKGQLDALFTNNEFVQMESMIHNCDLCKYEINVTEIDR, via the coding sequence ATGATCCATCCATTAAAAATTACTAGTACACTAGCCGATGAAACAAGATACTCTATTTATGAGTACATATTGCAAGAGAAAAAAACAGTTACTGTACAACATATTGCTGATCAATTCGGTATCCATCCTAACGTTGCTCGACTTCATTTAACGAAGCTTTCAGAAATAAACATTATTACAGCTGACTATGTAAAAACAGGTAAAGGTGGCAGACCTGGACGTGTTTATAAAGCTTCAGAGAAAGGCGTTTCACTTACATTTCCAAGACGTGATGAAGATCGTTTATTAAAATGGACAATTCAATTAATTGAAGACTTTGGTCCATCTGCATTAACAAAGTGCCAGGAAATTAGCTACCAAGATGGCTACCAGCAAATGAAAAATTATATGAATGCTGATTTGACATTAAGTAATTCTCTTTCCTTCGATGAAAAACTTCAGCTATTAACGGACAATGCCGCTTTAATTGGCTATATTCCACAAATTCAACAAACTGAGCATGGAAAAAAAGTGATCTTCTCCATTTTCAATTGTCCATTCCAGGAGCAACTGACTGCCCATTCTGAAATTGTTTGTTCATTACATGAATCCTATTTAAAAGGACAATTAGATGCACTGTTTACGAACAATGAATTTGTGCAAATGGAAAGTATGATACATAATTGCGATTTATGTAAATATGAAATAAACGTGACAGAAATCGATCGCTAG
- a CDS encoding site-specific integrase gives MVVINKKLFKFMTKELEITEKINDEVIKYKSIIICIKNINTGIEIAHPLSLFIKTIYGYRGLTINTQVAAANSICRFLNYCIDEINKGNKNFINLKKAGLKGLTIKHGSLFLTNLSITGRKKNTVMQYDRYLNKFYLYLLELNLINEKIKTSNTERKAKFDSIFKDPTLKTRYPSNVSLIGIPKLKDFGEDRYRLVNVFINIARNVAPEIAFGICLQFFGGLRRGEIVNITRADLDVEYRRNLNVKIRDNRNILFNHLKDTKFEFPKRINYLNNSLSQQIIITNDLLWTVYKDHIEDLDRKIKQNIIKNNYALFLDKNGNAMSGKVYERRFKKVKIEFLKYLCEINHPDYDIFVDSYWGTHIGRGIYTNILFDMGMTSTQIAIARGDRNTKSSMDYVDYKNTYKSINNSLEKIEAYIHKKE, from the coding sequence ATGGTTGTAATAAATAAAAAACTATTCAAATTTATGACAAAGGAATTGGAAATAACAGAAAAAATTAATGATGAGGTAATAAAATATAAATCTATAATTATTTGTATAAAAAATATAAATACTGGAATTGAGATAGCACATCCTTTAAGTCTTTTTATAAAAACAATATATGGTTACAGGGGATTGACTATTAATACTCAAGTAGCAGCAGCTAATTCTATATGCAGATTTTTAAATTATTGTATTGATGAAATTAATAAAGGAAATAAGAATTTTATAAATCTAAAAAAGGCAGGTTTGAAAGGTTTAACAATTAAGCATGGAAGTTTATTCCTTACTAATCTATCGATTACTGGGAGAAAAAAGAATACTGTGATGCAATACGATAGGTACCTAAATAAATTTTATCTTTATTTGCTTGAATTAAATCTAATAAATGAAAAAATTAAGACAAGTAATACTGAAAGAAAAGCAAAATTTGATTCAATTTTTAAAGATCCAACTTTAAAAACGAGATATCCATCAAATGTATCTTTAATTGGAATCCCAAAACTAAAAGATTTTGGCGAAGATAGATATAGATTGGTTAATGTATTTATAAATATAGCAAGAAATGTAGCACCAGAAATTGCATTTGGAATTTGCCTGCAATTTTTCGGAGGATTAAGAAGAGGAGAAATAGTTAATATAACTAGAGCAGATTTGGACGTAGAATATAGAAGGAATTTAAATGTTAAAATCAGGGATAATAGAAATATTCTGTTTAATCATTTAAAAGATACAAAATTCGAATTTCCAAAAAGAATTAATTATCTTAACAATTCTTTATCTCAACAAATTATAATCACTAATGATTTACTGTGGACAGTTTACAAGGATCATATAGAGGACTTGGATAGAAAAATTAAACAAAATATCATAAAAAATAATTATGCCCTCTTTTTAGATAAAAACGGTAATGCAATGTCTGGAAAAGTATATGAGCGAAGGTTCAAAAAGGTGAAAATTGAGTTTTTAAAATATTTATGTGAAATTAACCATCCTGACTATGATATATTTGTTGATTCATACTGGGGAACTCATATAGGGAGAGGCATCTATACAAATATATTATTTGATATGGGAATGACATCTACTCAAATAGCTATAGCTCGAGGCGACAGAAATACTAAAAGTTCAATGGACTATGTAGATTATAAGAATACATATAAATCAATAAATAATTCATTGGAAAAAATCGAGGCATATATTCATAAAAAGGAGTGA
- a CDS encoding 5-formyltetrahydrofolate cyclo-ligase: MDKTTLRNTVRQALATMTDADYQRQSLAVLKKVLQEPYIIEANTIGMTISNKPEVDTILLIEELWALGKKIAVPKCHPKTREMSFYAIESFAQLETVYMHLREPIPARCEFVDANEMDIIVVPGVVFDRDGYRIGYGGGYYDRYVLNYNKGKLMSLLFDEQIIDCVPTEAHDCPVDIIVTPTKRIDCLAQRGANENG; this comes from the coding sequence ATGGATAAAACAACTTTACGAAACACGGTACGCCAAGCCCTTGCCACTATGACGGATGCAGACTATCAGCGTCAATCATTAGCTGTTTTAAAAAAGGTGCTACAGGAACCATATATAATAGAAGCAAATACAATTGGCATGACCATTTCAAATAAGCCAGAAGTCGACACGATTCTTTTGATTGAGGAGTTATGGGCACTAGGTAAAAAGATCGCAGTTCCTAAATGTCACCCAAAAACAAGAGAAATGTCATTTTACGCCATTGAATCATTTGCCCAGCTTGAAACTGTATATATGCATTTGCGTGAGCCCATTCCAGCAAGATGTGAGTTTGTTGACGCAAATGAGATGGATATCATTGTAGTACCAGGCGTTGTTTTTGATCGAGATGGCTATCGAATCGGCTATGGCGGTGGTTATTATGACCGCTATGTATTAAACTATAATAAGGGTAAGCTGATGTCGCTGCTCTTTGATGAACAAATCATTGATTGCGTTCCTACCGAAGCACATGATTGCCCAGTAGATATCATTGTGACACCCACAAAACGTATTGACTGTCTTGCACAACGAGGAGCGAACGAAAATGGATAA